One Candidatus Kryptobacter tengchongensis DNA segment encodes these proteins:
- a CDS encoding excinuclease ABC subunit A — protein MTDKIIIKGARVHNLKNIDLELPKNQFIVFTGVSGSGKSSLAFDTIYAEGQRRYVESLSSYARQFLERMEKPDVDLIEGIAPAIAIDQKSTGRNPRSTVGTMTEIYDYLRLLFARVGKTYCSRCGNLVQKDSPAFVVEKIKQLPEGSRIYILFPLHLHKGCTIEEEFEALKEKGFYRILVNDEFFDLNEEFDLKRIKNKEIYVIVDRLVVRSDVDEARLFDSVEMGFNEGHGYLVIKVIDTGEILKFSEHFECAYCKIEYEEPEPRLFSFNNPYGACPKCQGFGRAYGIDWDALVPDKTKSIKEGAIYPWRSEKFSWFQKDLMRIARKVGIPIDVPFKDLSPEHLEIIKNGYDGFEGINGFFRLLEENSYKVHYRVMLSRYRGYTTCDMCGGSRLRKEALNVKIAGKTIYDVVRMSIEEAFLFFQNIELSEYEKTISASILSEINRRLKYLYEVGLGYLTLDRLSSTLSGGEAQRINLATALGSSLVGTLYILDEPSIGLHPRDTHRLIKILKSLKENGNTVIVVEHDKEVIESADHIVDLGPGAGENGGRIVFQGKYEDLLKDENSLTGKYLSGRLKISVPKERRKPKKGNSIIIRGAKEHNLKNIDVEFPLNLFVCVTGVSGSGKSTLVHDILYAALKKLKEGSYDGKIGKFDKIEGYELIDAVEMVDQSPIGKSPRSNPVTYVKAFDGIREIFASTYLAKARGYTPGHFSFNIPGGRCETCEGDGYVKIEMQFLADIYLPCESCNGKRYKSEILEVEYKGKNISDVLNMTVTEAIEFFRGHKKVVERLKVLDAVGLGYIKLGQPANTLSGGEAQRIKLSAHLLASETSPHTLFIFDEPTTGLHFDDIAKLLKAFNSLLDAGHSIIVIEHNMDVIKCADWIIDLGPEAGDKGGYVVAVGTPEEVAQNPNSYTGQFLRKYL, from the coding sequence GTGACGGATAAAATCATTATCAAGGGTGCTCGTGTTCATAATTTGAAAAATATAGATCTTGAACTTCCAAAAAATCAGTTTATCGTTTTCACGGGCGTAAGTGGCTCCGGGAAGTCATCGCTTGCTTTTGATACAATTTATGCGGAGGGTCAGAGAAGATATGTTGAAAGCCTGTCTTCATATGCAAGGCAGTTTCTTGAAAGGATGGAAAAACCAGATGTTGATTTAATTGAGGGAATTGCTCCAGCAATTGCAATTGATCAAAAATCAACCGGTAGAAATCCACGCTCAACAGTTGGAACGATGACCGAAATATACGATTATCTTCGCCTTTTGTTTGCAAGGGTGGGAAAAACATATTGCTCAAGATGTGGAAATCTTGTGCAGAAAGATTCGCCTGCTTTTGTAGTTGAGAAGATAAAACAACTTCCAGAGGGAAGTAGAATTTACATTCTTTTTCCGTTACATCTTCACAAAGGATGCACAATTGAGGAAGAGTTTGAGGCACTTAAGGAAAAGGGGTTCTATAGAATTTTGGTTAATGATGAATTTTTTGATTTAAATGAGGAGTTTGACTTAAAAAGGATAAAGAACAAAGAGATTTATGTCATTGTTGATCGCCTTGTGGTTCGTTCCGATGTTGACGAAGCGAGATTGTTTGATTCAGTTGAGATGGGATTCAATGAGGGACATGGTTATCTTGTTATTAAAGTTATTGACACTGGGGAAATTTTAAAGTTTAGCGAACACTTTGAATGTGCATATTGTAAAATAGAATACGAAGAGCCTGAGCCAAGGTTGTTTTCATTTAACAATCCATATGGTGCATGTCCTAAATGTCAGGGCTTTGGCAGAGCCTATGGCATTGATTGGGATGCGCTTGTTCCAGACAAAACGAAAAGCATAAAAGAGGGGGCAATTTATCCGTGGAGAAGCGAAAAATTTTCATGGTTTCAAAAAGATTTAATGCGCATAGCAAGAAAAGTTGGGATCCCGATAGATGTTCCTTTCAAAGATTTAAGCCCTGAACATCTTGAGATCATAAAAAATGGTTATGATGGGTTTGAAGGTATAAATGGATTTTTCAGACTGCTTGAGGAAAATTCATATAAAGTTCATTACAGGGTAATGCTTTCAAGATACAGGGGATATACAACATGTGATATGTGCGGTGGTTCAAGGTTGAGGAAAGAGGCATTAAATGTTAAAATTGCTGGAAAAACAATCTATGATGTTGTGCGAATGTCAATTGAAGAAGCCTTTCTTTTCTTTCAAAACATTGAACTAAGTGAATATGAGAAAACAATTTCAGCGAGCATACTTTCGGAAATAAATAGACGGTTGAAATATCTTTATGAAGTTGGGCTTGGATATTTGACTCTGGATAGATTATCAAGCACCCTTTCAGGTGGAGAAGCGCAGAGGATAAACCTTGCAACAGCGCTTGGTTCTTCACTTGTTGGAACGCTTTATATTCTTGACGAGCCAAGCATTGGCTTGCACCCACGGGATACCCATCGTCTTATAAAAATTTTAAAATCGCTTAAGGAAAATGGCAATACAGTTATCGTTGTTGAGCATGATAAAGAGGTCATTGAATCGGCGGATCATATAGTTGACCTTGGGCCGGGGGCAGGGGAAAATGGCGGAAGGATTGTTTTTCAGGGCAAATATGAAGATTTGCTGAAGGATGAAAATTCATTAACAGGTAAATATCTTAGCGGACGCTTGAAAATTTCCGTGCCAAAGGAAAGAAGAAAACCGAAAAAAGGAAACTCAATTATAATTCGTGGGGCAAAAGAACATAATTTGAAAAACATAGATGTTGAGTTTCCTTTAAACCTCTTTGTCTGTGTTACAGGTGTAAGTGGCTCGGGTAAGAGCACGCTTGTTCATGATATACTTTATGCAGCCTTGAAAAAATTAAAAGAGGGAAGCTATGATGGGAAAATTGGTAAGTTTGATAAAATTGAAGGTTATGAATTGATTGATGCCGTTGAAATGGTGGATCAATCCCCGATCGGTAAATCTCCTCGTTCAAATCCAGTTACATATGTCAAGGCTTTTGATGGAATAAGGGAAATCTTTGCGTCAACTTATCTTGCCAAAGCCAGAGGTTATACCCCGGGACATTTTTCATTTAACATTCCAGGTGGACGATGTGAAACATGCGAAGGTGATGGGTATGTTAAAATTGAAATGCAATTCCTTGCAGATATTTATCTACCGTGCGAATCATGCAATGGAAAAAGATACAAATCTGAAATACTTGAGGTTGAATATAAGGGGAAGAATATAAGTGATGTTTTAAATATGACCGTTACTGAGGCAATTGAATTTTTCCGGGGACATAAAAAAGTTGTTGAGAGGTTGAAGGTTCTTGATGCAGTTGGACTTGGATATATAAAGCTTGGTCAGCCTGCGAATACTCTCTCGGGTGGGGAAGCACAGAGGATTAAACTTTCTGCACATCTTCTTGCTTCTGAAACAAGTCCTCATACCTTATTTATCTTTGACGAACCAACAACTGGGCTTCATTTTGATGATATAGCTAAACTTTTGAAAGCATTTAACTCGCTCCTTGACGCTGGGCATTCAATTATCGTAATTGAGCATAATATGGATGTGATAAAATGTGCTGATTGGATAATTGACCTTGGACCTGAAGCAGGTGATAAGGGCGGATATGTGGTTGCAGTTGGAACACCTGAAGAAGTTGCGCAAAATCCAAACTCTTACACAGGACAATTTTTGAGAAAGTATCTTTAA
- a CDS encoding 7-cyano-7-deazaguanine synthase translates to MLEKEIAVVLVSGGLDSCVTAAIAHSLGYELAFLHLNYGQRTEGRELKAFNDIADFYGVKKRLVVNVEHLKLIGGSSLTDENIPLEKADLKRKGIPSSYVPFRNANILSIAVSWAEVINAKKIFIGAVEEDSSGYPDCRKEFYRAFNEVIRLGTKAGVEGKPIEIVTPVIDMKKVDIVKKGIELGAPLHLTWSCYQREDIACGVCDSCALRLRGFQLAGIDDPIPYEVKPTYI, encoded by the coding sequence ATGCTGGAAAAAGAAATTGCGGTGGTTTTAGTAAGTGGTGGACTTGATTCATGCGTAACAGCTGCTATCGCTCATTCTTTAGGATATGAACTTGCTTTTCTTCATTTAAATTATGGACAGAGAACCGAAGGAAGAGAATTGAAAGCGTTTAATGATATAGCCGATTTTTATGGTGTCAAAAAACGGCTGGTTGTAAATGTTGAACATTTGAAATTAATTGGTGGCTCAAGTTTAACTGATGAAAATATACCCCTTGAAAAAGCCGATTTGAAAAGAAAGGGGATTCCATCAAGTTATGTCCCTTTCAGGAATGCGAATATACTTTCAATTGCGGTTTCCTGGGCAGAGGTAATTAATGCAAAAAAAATTTTCATTGGCGCGGTTGAGGAAGATTCTTCGGGCTATCCTGATTGTAGAAAGGAGTTTTACAGAGCTTTTAACGAGGTTATAAGATTGGGAACAAAAGCAGGGGTTGAGGGGAAACCTATTGAGATTGTTACACCTGTAATTGATATGAAAAAAGTTGACATAGTTAAAAAGGGGATTGAACTTGGGGCTCCTTTACATTTGACCTGGAGTTGTTACCAGAGGGAAGATATAGCCTGTGGAGTTTGTGATAGTTGTGCCCTTAGACTCAGGGGATTTCAACTTGCTGGAATTGATGACCCGATACCTTATGAAGTTAAACCAACTTACATATGA
- a CDS encoding membrane fusion protein, multidrug efflux system: protein MKIQNKGLIVITIFAILALAIPKIRSIFADKKSENKSSGIVPEFTVKAYIAKPQKLENKIIVTGTVLANEEVEIRSEISGKVEKIFFSEGSRVKKGDILIKVDDSELQAQLLKTQYQKKLAEEKEYRQRMLLEKEAISKQEYDIALTELNTLSAEIQLIKARIDKTEIKAPFDGVIGLRYISEGSYISPATKISTLQDIDTLKIEFAIPEKYLKLIDVGDRINFKVQGLDKTYKAVIYAIDPKIDPTTRTLQVRAIFPNKNYEILPGAFAEIEVILEEIPNAILIPAEAVIPSTEGNSVFVFNSGRALERKIETGIRTERFIQVKSGLQPGDTVLTTGLLQLKSGFKVRISEIE, encoded by the coding sequence GTGAAAATTCAAAATAAAGGTCTAATTGTTATAACAATTTTCGCAATCCTTGCCCTTGCCATTCCAAAGATAAGATCAATCTTTGCCGATAAAAAAAGCGAAAACAAATCTTCCGGCATAGTTCCAGAATTTACGGTTAAAGCATATATAGCGAAACCACAAAAACTTGAAAACAAAATTATAGTCACAGGAACGGTTCTCGCAAATGAAGAAGTTGAGATAAGAAGTGAGATATCCGGAAAGGTTGAAAAGATATTTTTCAGCGAAGGAAGCAGAGTTAAAAAAGGCGATATCCTTATCAAAGTTGATGACTCAGAACTTCAGGCACAACTGTTAAAAACACAGTATCAGAAAAAACTTGCAGAGGAAAAAGAATATAGACAAAGAATGTTGCTTGAAAAAGAAGCAATAAGCAAACAAGAATATGATATCGCACTTACCGAGCTAAACACACTATCAGCAGAAATTCAACTTATCAAAGCGAGGATAGATAAAACTGAGATAAAAGCTCCGTTTGACGGGGTTATAGGTTTAAGATACATAAGCGAAGGAAGTTATATTTCTCCAGCAACAAAGATATCAACTCTTCAAGATATTGACACATTGAAAATTGAATTTGCAATTCCCGAGAAGTATTTGAAACTTATAGATGTTGGAGATAGAATAAACTTCAAAGTTCAAGGCTTGGACAAAACTTATAAAGCTGTTATTTATGCAATTGATCCGAAAATAGATCCAACCACAAGGACTTTACAGGTTCGTGCGATCTTTCCAAATAAAAATTACGAAATACTCCCCGGTGCGTTCGCTGAAATTGAAGTTATACTTGAGGAAATACCCAATGCAATCTTAATACCAGCCGAAGCCGTAATCCCAAGTACTGAAGGAAACAGCGTATTTGTTTTTAATTCTGGAAGAGCACTTGAAAGAAAAATTGAAACTGGAATCAGAACCGAAAGGTTTATACAGGTAAAATCAGGACTTCAACCCGGAGATACTGTTTTAACGACAGGGCTTTTACAATTAAAATCTGGATTCAAAGTAAGAATTTCCGAAATTGAATAA
- a CDS encoding Outer membrane protein TolC yields MPKTKNKKFVFKAMRKIFILLLSFASLLNLHAQELLTLEEAINLALKNNHDIKISNNAFEIALNNFSLGNAGFLPTVDLNSGYSKSSNNTRQEYFDGRSINRTGAISSSLNLGVTLNWTIFDGFSSIINYNKLKETKNLVEITSIVTSEEIITSVMFAYYDILRQKEILKALKEGIAISEQRVKIAEEKYKVGTASKTELLQAKADLNADRNTLLRQEIELKNAKVNLNLLLGRDPNIDFDVVDTIKIKKLSVDDLLSKANQNNRLISISQRNMEIAKLNLLNTRAKLFPRVNFFIGYNFTRSKSQAGFIASNQNLGLNYGLSFSFNLFNGFNSLREYENSRIEVLNSEIKLEQIKNAVKAQILKFYESYSTSLKLIEFEKENLEIARENVDIAIERYRLGALTPLELREAQKTYIDAESRLISALYQAKIAEINLLKLSGELFE; encoded by the coding sequence ATGCCAAAGACAAAAAACAAAAAATTCGTTTTTAAAGCTATGAGAAAAATTTTCATCTTGCTCTTGAGCTTTGCTTCACTTCTAAATCTACATGCCCAGGAACTGCTAACACTTGAAGAAGCAATAAATCTCGCCTTAAAAAACAATCATGATATAAAAATCTCAAATAACGCCTTTGAAATTGCACTTAACAATTTCTCGCTCGGAAACGCTGGATTTCTCCCAACAGTTGATTTAAATTCTGGCTATAGCAAAAGCTCAAACAACACAAGACAGGAATACTTTGACGGAAGATCAATAAACAGAACAGGTGCAATTTCAAGTTCGCTTAATCTTGGCGTCACGCTTAATTGGACAATTTTTGATGGTTTCTCCAGCATTATCAATTACAATAAACTGAAAGAGACAAAAAACCTTGTTGAAATAACTTCAATTGTAACATCAGAGGAGATCATCACAAGCGTCATGTTTGCTTACTATGATATTTTAAGACAAAAGGAAATTCTTAAAGCCCTAAAAGAAGGTATAGCAATTTCCGAACAAAGGGTAAAAATAGCGGAAGAAAAATATAAAGTTGGAACTGCTTCAAAAACGGAACTTCTTCAGGCAAAAGCAGATTTAAATGCGGATCGGAACACACTTTTAAGACAAGAAATTGAACTTAAAAATGCAAAGGTTAATTTAAATTTATTACTCGGTAGAGATCCAAACATTGATTTTGATGTGGTTGATACAATTAAAATAAAAAAACTTTCGGTTGATGATTTACTATCAAAAGCGAATCAAAACAACCGTTTAATCTCCATTTCTCAAAGAAACATGGAAATTGCAAAATTAAATCTATTAAACACAAGGGCGAAATTATTTCCGAGGGTTAATTTCTTCATTGGATATAACTTTACACGCTCTAAATCGCAAGCTGGATTTATCGCCTCAAATCAAAACCTTGGATTAAATTACGGTTTAAGCTTTTCTTTCAATCTCTTCAACGGCTTCAATTCTTTAAGAGAATATGAAAATTCCAGGATTGAGGTGCTCAACAGTGAAATAAAACTTGAGCAGATCAAAAACGCTGTAAAAGCGCAAATTTTGAAATTTTACGAAAGTTATAGCACGAGTTTAAAGTTAATTGAATTTGAAAAGGAAAACCTTGAAATAGCAAGAGAAAATGTTGACATAGCAATAGAAAGATATCGCCTTGGCGCTCTGACGCCCCTTGAACTAAGAGAGGCACAGAAAACATACATTGATGCAGAAAGTAGGCTAATTTCAGCTCTTTATCAAGCTAAAATCGCTGAGATAAATCTTTTGAAATTAAGCGGGGAATTATTTGAATAA
- a CDS encoding multidrug efflux pump yields the protein MGISSLSIRRPVLSIVISLVILIFGIISYFYLGVREYPAVDPPVITVTTSYPGANPEIVESQITEPLEESISGIAGIRTLTSVSSYGRSTIRVEFTVDQDLESAANDVRDRVSRAMRLLPPDVDPPVVQKADADAFPIIVLTIQSDKRNLLELTDIANNIFKERLQTIPGVSEVRVWGEKKYSMRIWMDPIKLAAYHLTPLDVRNALTRENIELPAGRIEGKTTELTIRTIGRLQTPEDFNNLIIKESEGRIIRLKDVGYAELAPENIRTIMKGKGGIPQVGVAIIPQPGANHINIANEFYKRIEQLKREIPEDIQLGIGFDTTKYIRRSIAEVRETILIAFGLVVVIIFFFLREWRATLIPIIAIPVSLIGAFFIMYLANFSINVLTLLGLVLAIGMVVDDAIVVLENIYSKIEKGFNPYEAGVRGIKEIFFAVIATTIALVAVFMPVIFIQGFTGKLFREFGVVIAGSVVISSLVALTLSPMLSVRFLRKEHSKFYWKTEPFFSKLMNLYRGSLDKFMKKRWLAFVIMGISAIAIIIFGTSLSSELAPLEDRGMLNINATAPEGTSYQQMGKYMDELLKLVEETVPEAEAIFAITSPAWRGTGSNTGFMRIRLSEKDKREKSQQEIANELTKKLRQLTGIRAYVSQEQTIGVARGGLPVQFVIQAPNFEKLKQFLPRFLDEASKRPEFTIIDVDLKFNKPELKVKVNRERAKSLGVSTSDVAQTLQLAYSEQRLGFFTIGGKQYQVIGSIVKESAEKPADLKSIYVRNNEGKLIQLDNLVIIEEEANPPQLYRFNRYISATVSAGLAPGKTIGDGIKAMQEIADKTLDETFLTDLAGPSRDYAESSSSLAFVMILALILTYLVLSAQFESFLDPLIIMFTVPLALAGALFSLWYFNQTLNIFSQIGQIMLVGLVTKNGILIVEFANQRKAMGLAKVEAVKDAAVQRFRPILMTSLTTILAFVPVALALGAGAESRRSMGIAVIGGLIFSTVLTLYVIPAIYSYLSKERKTEELKIEEQPSEIELAQVNNSGIK from the coding sequence ATGGGGATTTCATCACTTAGCATAAGGCGTCCCGTTTTATCAATTGTTATATCTCTTGTCATCTTAATTTTTGGGATCATTTCATATTTCTATCTTGGTGTAAGAGAATATCCAGCGGTTGATCCACCTGTCATAACCGTGACAACAAGCTATCCAGGTGCAAATCCAGAAATTGTTGAATCCCAAATAACGGAGCCGCTTGAGGAGTCAATAAGTGGAATTGCCGGGATAAGAACACTTACATCCGTTAGCAGTTATGGGAGAAGCACAATAAGAGTTGAATTCACAGTTGATCAAGACCTTGAATCCGCAGCAAATGATGTCAGAGATAGAGTTTCACGAGCGATGCGTTTGCTTCCACCCGATGTTGACCCCCCTGTTGTGCAAAAAGCAGATGCTGATGCCTTCCCAATAATCGTTTTAACCATCCAAAGCGACAAAAGAAACTTGCTTGAGTTAACAGATATCGCAAACAACATTTTCAAAGAAAGATTGCAAACTATCCCTGGGGTAAGCGAGGTGAGAGTCTGGGGCGAGAAAAAATACTCAATGCGGATATGGATGGATCCAATTAAACTTGCTGCATATCATTTAACCCCGCTTGATGTAAGAAATGCCTTAACAAGAGAAAACATTGAACTTCCAGCTGGGAGAATTGAAGGAAAAACGACTGAATTAACAATAAGAACAATCGGAAGACTTCAAACACCTGAGGACTTCAACAATTTGATAATAAAAGAATCTGAAGGCAGAATTATAAGATTAAAAGATGTCGGATATGCCGAGCTTGCCCCCGAAAATATAAGAACGATTATGAAAGGTAAAGGCGGAATCCCGCAAGTTGGGGTCGCTATCATCCCACAGCCAGGGGCAAATCATATAAACATAGCAAATGAATTTTACAAGAGAATTGAACAACTCAAAAGAGAAATTCCTGAGGACATACAACTTGGAATTGGCTTTGACACAACAAAATATATAAGACGTTCAATTGCTGAGGTAAGGGAAACGATTTTAATAGCCTTTGGTCTCGTTGTTGTGATAATTTTCTTTTTCCTTCGGGAATGGAGAGCAACCTTAATTCCAATAATCGCAATCCCTGTTTCATTAATCGGTGCGTTTTTTATAATGTATCTTGCAAACTTTTCAATAAATGTTTTGACATTGCTTGGGCTTGTCCTTGCTATAGGCATGGTTGTTGATGACGCCATCGTTGTGCTTGAAAACATCTATTCAAAAATTGAAAAAGGATTTAATCCATATGAAGCTGGCGTGCGTGGGATAAAAGAGATATTTTTTGCAGTAATTGCAACTACAATAGCTCTTGTTGCTGTATTTATGCCTGTGATCTTTATTCAAGGATTTACGGGAAAGTTATTTAGAGAGTTTGGGGTCGTGATAGCAGGTTCAGTTGTAATCTCTTCGCTTGTTGCCCTAACTCTTTCACCTATGTTAAGCGTGAGATTTCTAAGAAAAGAGCATTCAAAGTTTTACTGGAAGACTGAACCATTTTTCAGTAAATTAATGAATCTTTACAGGGGTTCGCTTGACAAATTTATGAAAAAAAGATGGCTTGCCTTTGTGATAATGGGGATATCAGCGATTGCGATTATAATTTTTGGCACAAGCTTATCATCCGAGCTGGCTCCACTTGAAGATAGAGGTATGCTCAACATAAACGCAACAGCACCTGAAGGGACATCATACCAACAGATGGGAAAATACATGGATGAACTTTTAAAACTTGTTGAAGAAACAGTCCCGGAAGCCGAGGCAATTTTTGCCATAACATCACCAGCTTGGAGAGGAACAGGTTCAAATACCGGTTTTATGCGAATAAGATTGAGTGAAAAAGATAAAAGGGAAAAAAGCCAACAAGAAATAGCTAATGAATTAACAAAAAAACTTAGACAATTGACAGGAATAAGAGCTTATGTATCCCAGGAACAAACGATAGGGGTAGCTCGTGGTGGATTGCCAGTCCAATTCGTAATCCAAGCTCCAAACTTTGAAAAGCTAAAACAATTTCTACCAAGATTTCTGGATGAAGCAAGCAAACGCCCAGAATTTACCATCATTGATGTTGATCTTAAATTCAATAAACCAGAATTAAAAGTCAAAGTAAATCGCGAAAGAGCAAAATCACTTGGTGTCTCAACTTCAGATGTCGCTCAAACGCTTCAGCTTGCCTATAGCGAACAGAGATTAGGTTTCTTCACAATTGGTGGAAAACAGTATCAAGTTATCGGTTCAATCGTAAAAGAAAGTGCTGAAAAACCAGCGGATCTAAAGTCAATATATGTGCGAAATAACGAGGGGAAATTAATTCAACTTGACAATTTGGTAATTATTGAAGAAGAAGCAAATCCACCCCAACTTTACAGATTTAATCGTTATATTTCAGCCACTGTCTCCGCAGGGCTTGCCCCAGGGAAAACAATCGGCGACGGAATTAAAGCAATGCAAGAAATAGCAGATAAAACCCTTGATGAAACATTTCTAACAGACCTCGCAGGTCCCTCAAGGGATTATGCCGAAAGCTCATCAAGCTTAGCCTTTGTCATGATCCTTGCACTTATACTTACATATTTAGTTCTCTCTGCTCAATTTGAAAGCTTCCTTGACCCATTGATCATCATGTTCACTGTTCCGCTTGCTCTTGCAGGAGCTTTATTTTCATTGTGGTATTTCAATCAAACACTTAACATTTTCAGCCAAATTGGACAGATAATGCTCGTTGGACTCGTAACAAAAAACGGAATTTTAATAGTTGAATTTGCAAACCAGAGAAAAGCAATGGGACTTGCTAAAGTTGAAGCCGTTAAAGATGCAGCTGTTCAAAGGTTCAGACCAATTCTCATGACAAGCTTGACCACAATACTTGCCTTTGTTCCAGTAGCACTTGCACTTGGAGCTGGCGCAGAAAGCAGAAGATCAATGGGTATAGCAGTGATTGGTGGATTAATCTTTTCAACAGTGCTAACACTCTATGTGATACCTGCGATTTATTCATATCTCTCAAAAGAAAGAAAAACTGAGGAACTTAAAATTGAAGAACAGCCATCTGAAATTGAACTTGCACAGGTTAATAACAGTGGGATAAAATGA
- a CDS encoding pyruvate kinase, translating into MEKFLNEEKFRRTKIICTLGPAVSTVEKLVELIKAGMDVARLNFSHGDYEEHSKFIKLVREASEITGKSIPIIQDLQGPKIRVGKLKTEPIELKTGGLVFLTAEQIEGDTEIIPIQYDYLTDDLKPGNIILLDDGMIELKVLEIKGNKVKCEVVDGGVLKSHKGVNLPGVSVRIPSLTEKDIEDLKFGLKNGVDYVALSFVRKKDDIIDLRRKMEKFGKVVPIIAKIEKLEAVKSIDDIIELADAIMVARGDLGVELPTEDVPPLQKMLIKKANKAGKPVITATQMLESMVSNPRPTRAEATDVANAVLDGTDAVMLSSETSIGEFPIEAVKVMDRIIRTIETQYKFYEPVFDSSLKLKNEVDAIGRAACLLAQQLNAKAIVTITHTGATAKAIAKYRPSVPIIALTDSNEVVKHLNLIWGVTGIKLREISETDKTIENAKIQLKESGILNSGDLIIMTAGIPLFQRGSTNMIKVEKI; encoded by the coding sequence ATGGAAAAATTTTTAAATGAGGAAAAATTTAGAAGAACTAAAATAATTTGCACACTTGGACCCGCTGTAAGCACGGTTGAAAAACTTGTTGAACTTATAAAAGCAGGAATGGATGTTGCAAGGTTGAATTTTTCACATGGGGATTATGAAGAACATTCAAAATTTATAAAACTTGTCAGAGAAGCCTCCGAAATCACGGGGAAATCTATCCCTATAATCCAAGATTTACAAGGACCTAAAATAAGGGTTGGAAAATTAAAAACAGAACCCATTGAGCTTAAAACAGGAGGTTTGGTTTTCCTAACAGCAGAACAAATTGAGGGAGACACCGAAATTATTCCAATTCAATATGATTACCTCACGGATGATCTTAAACCTGGGAATATCATACTCCTTGACGATGGAATGATTGAGCTTAAAGTTCTTGAAATTAAGGGGAATAAAGTTAAATGTGAAGTTGTTGATGGTGGGGTTTTAAAATCGCATAAAGGTGTAAATCTGCCAGGCGTTAGCGTTAGAATTCCATCGCTTACTGAAAAAGATATTGAAGATTTAAAATTTGGGCTCAAAAATGGGGTTGATTATGTTGCGCTGTCATTTGTTAGAAAAAAAGATGATATAATTGACCTGCGAAGAAAAATGGAAAAATTTGGCAAAGTTGTGCCAATCATCGCAAAAATTGAAAAACTTGAAGCAGTTAAATCAATTGATGATATAATAGAACTTGCCGATGCAATCATGGTTGCAAGAGGTGATCTTGGTGTTGAACTTCCAACTGAAGATGTTCCCCCCTTACAAAAAATGTTAATAAAAAAAGCAAATAAAGCTGGAAAACCTGTAATAACTGCAACTCAAATGCTTGAGTCAATGGTTTCAAATCCAAGACCAACCCGAGCTGAAGCAACCGATGTGGCAAATGCAGTCCTTGATGGAACAGATGCAGTGATGCTAAGCAGCGAAACATCAATTGGTGAATTCCCAATTGAAGCAGTTAAAGTGATGGATAGAATAATACGAACAATTGAAACGCAATATAAATTTTACGAACCTGTCTTTGATTCAAGTTTAAAGTTAAAAAATGAAGTTGATGCAATAGGACGTGCTGCCTGTTTATTAGCTCAACAGCTAAACGCAAAAGCAATTGTAACCATAACACATACAGGGGCAACTGCAAAAGCAATAGCAAAATACAGACCTTCAGTCCCTATAATTGCTCTAACGGATAGCAATGAGGTTGTAAAACATCTAAACCTTATATGGGGCGTAACGGGAATCAAACTAAGAGAAATTTCAGAAACTGACAAAACAATAGAAAACGCAAAAATTCAGTTGAAGGAAAGTGGAATTTTAAACAGCGGAGATTTAATAATAATGACAGCTGGAATTCCTTTATTCCAGCGAGGTTCAACGAACATGATAAAAGTAGAGAAAATTTAA
- a CDS encoding Ala-tRNA(Pro) deacylase yields the protein MAICERLKNYLDSNGVKYVTIIHSTAFTSQEIAASVHIKGKEFAKCVIVKSNGRFFMLVIPADHKVNFEKAKGALNVENLSLATEEEFRQLFPDCETGAMPPFGNLYDVPVYADEKLRANDEISFNAGTHNDVVKMKMSDYVRLVNPIFCDLSEHL from the coding sequence ATGGCTATATGTGAAAGGTTAAAAAATTATCTTGATTCAAACGGGGTGAAATATGTCACCATTATTCATTCAACTGCATTCACTTCACAGGAGATTGCTGCAAGCGTTCACATCAAAGGAAAAGAATTTGCAAAATGTGTAATTGTTAAGTCAAACGGTAGATTTTTTATGCTTGTTATCCCTGCAGATCACAAAGTGAATTTTGAAAAAGCTAAAGGTGCTTTAAATGTTGAAAATTTAAGCCTTGCGACTGAAGAAGAATTTAGACAGTTGTTTCCTGATTGCGAAACTGGAGCTATGCCACCATTTGGAAATTTGTATGATGTTCCTGTTTATGCTGATGAAAAACTTAGGGCAAATGATGAGATAAGTTTCAACGCTGGAACACATAACGATGTTGTGAAGATGAAGATGAGTGATTATGTTCGGCTTGTTAATCCAATTTTTTGTGATTTAAGTGAGCATTTATAA